One window of Channa argus isolate prfri chromosome 4, Channa argus male v1.0, whole genome shotgun sequence genomic DNA carries:
- the LOC137126041 gene encoding OX-2 membrane glycoprotein-like: MADCVVLFSLVFLSLFLKGAALIETRETELAAVGEEALLGCKFMEPEDVVQVTWQKVLPDQDQNMATYHTDFGQLVNSGFGDKVRFKVAELKNSSIIIRNVVDQDEGCYLCLFNTYNFGAFIGKTCLQVYELHQPVLHVTQSNGTEESVVSCSATGRPAPTVMLSVTQQGLNFSHYSTVSVNNTNATVSVCTTALLSGFHDSSIQVGCVARVLSGPQKEVFMVIPELNQTFTDGFDKESGCKNRDFRCTFVVLALALTFGCVAAVIGNQKNTVSQGGSSSGHCSSTASSTMPGPTVNGASTPPSTEA; this comes from the exons ATGGCAGattgtgtggttttattttccCTAGTTTTTTTGTCACTCTTTCTGAAAG GTGCAGCTCTGATTGAAACACGGGAGACTGAACTGGCAGCTGTGGGAGAAGAGGCTCTTTTAGGTTGTAAGTTCATGGAACCTGAAGATGTGGTTCAAGTCACATGGCAGAAGGTTTTACCTGATCAGGACCAGAACATGGCCACCTACCACACTGACTTTGGACAACTAGTGAATTCTGGCTTTGGAGATAAAGTGCGATTTAAAGTTGCTGAACTGAAGAACAGCTCCATAATTATTAGAAACGTTGTGGACCAGGACGAAGGCTgctatctgtgtttgtttaacaCTTACAATTTTGGTGCTTTCATTGGCAAAACGTGCCTCCAAGTTTATG AGCTGCATCAGCCCGTCCTTCATGTCACACAGTCAAACGGTACTGAAGAGTCAGTTGTGTCCTGCTCAGCTACAGGTCGACCTGCTCCCACTGTGATGCTGAGCGTCACACAACAAGGCCTCAACTTCTCCCACTACAGCACTGTCAGTGTCAATAACACCAACGCTACGGTCTCTGTCTGCACCACAGCTCTGCTGTCTGGGTTCCATGACAGCAGCATCCAGGTTGGATGTGTAGCGAGAGTCCTCTCAGGTCCTCAGAAAGAAGTGTTTATGGTGATTCCTGAGCTCAATCAGACATTTACTGATG GATTTGATAAAGAATCTGGTTGTAAAAATAGAGATTTCA GATGTACTTTTGTTGTATTAGCCTTGGCATTGACCTTTGGTTGTGTTGCTGCAGTCATCGGCaaccaaaaaaacacag TTTCACAAGGTGGGTCCAGCTCTGGACactgctcctccactgcctcctcTACCATGCCCGGGCCAACAGTGAATGGAGCCAGCACTCCTCCATCAACAGAAGCTTAA
- the LOC137126125 gene encoding OX-2 membrane glycoprotein-like: protein MLLILISISLLFRASASHITGYGNTTAVYGGDAHYRCAVDNPTGVLQVTWQRLFRDESIENLATYSKRFGQQVNDPYIGKVVFTEASLSSASITVKNVTWEDESCYICAFNVYPDGSKRKQTCLIVQGISQVHTRVHVPSTGPDQEHVEAVFSCSATGKPAPTIQWNFTSAVTEVEQPQTITETNGGHTFTSSRNITLKVPPYWSGHVDCLLNSGMAGQRQERIYYTREGREKDGEPSLRRSGVAFIIIILICISTIAVAVVMKRKGLKCNRINEPV from the exons ATGTTGCTCATCCtcatttctatttctttgctttttagAG CCTCAGCTTCACATATAACCGGATATGGAAATACAACAGCTGTCTATGGTGGTGATGCGCATTACAGATGTGCAGTGGATAATCCAACAG GTGTGCTGCAGGTGACGTGGCAGAGGCTTTTTAGGGACGAGTCCATAGAGAACTTGGCAACTTACAGCAAGCGATTTGGACAGCAGGTCAATGACCCGTACATAGGAAAAGTGGTCTTCACAGAAGCGTCCCTAAGCTCAGCGTCCATCACCGTGAAGAATGTAACGTGGGAGGACGAAAGCTGttatatttgtgcatttaatGTTTATCCCGATGGGTCCAAAAGGAAACAGACTTGCCTCATAGTGCAAG GTATATCCCAAGTACATACAAGAGTGCACGTTCCCAGCACTGGCCCTGATCAAGAGCACGTAGAGGCTGTGTTCAGCTGCTCAGCAACGGGCAAACCAGCTCCAACCATCCAGTGGAACTTCACATCTGCCGTCACCGAGGTGGAGCAACCGCAGACCATCACAGAGACCAACGGTGGCCACACTTTTACGAGCAGCCGCAACATCACCCTGAAGGTTCCCCCATACTGGAGTGGACACGTGGACTGTCTGCTCAACAGTGGGATGGCGGGACAGAGGCAGGAGAGGATTTATTACACCCGGGAAGGGAGGGAAAAAGATGGAG AGCCAAGTCTGCGACGGTCGGGGGTTGCATTCATTATAATTATTCTAATATGTATTTCCACCATCGCTGTTGCTGTTGTAATGAAGCGAAAAGG GTTAAAATGTAACCGAATAAATGAGCCTGTTTAA